GGCTTCGTGCGCAACGAGTCCGCGCGCCAGCTGCGCGCCGGGCACAGCAGCGTGCTCGCCTACGTGATGCTCGACGGGCGCAACCCGTTCTTCACCGACGTCGCCGCGGGCATGGAAGACGCGGCCGCCGCGGACGATCTGTCCCTGTTCGTGTGCAACAGCGCCAACCTCGCCGAACGCGAGGCCGCCTACCTCCGCCGCCTCGAACAGCAGCGCGTGCAGGGCGTCCTCATCACCCCGGTCGACCCGGACTCGCCCGCCCTGGCCGAACTCGCGCGCCGCGGCACACCCGTCGTCATCGTCGACCGCAAACGCCCCGGCACCGACCACTGCTCCGTCGCCGTCGACGACGTCCGAGGCGGCGAGCTCGCCGCCCGCCACCTGCTCGACCAGGGCCACACCCGCATCGCCTTCGTCGGCGGCCCGCTCACGCTCGGCCAGGTCCGCGACCGCCGCGAGGGCGCCCTGCGGGCCTTGCTCGCGGCCGGCCTGGGCCCCGACCACCTGGTCGACCTGGCCACTCCGCAGCTCACCGTCGAGGACGGCAGCAACGCGGGCCAGCGCCTCGCCGGCCTGCCCTCGACCACCCGGCCCACCGCCGCGTTCTGCGCCAACGACCTGCTCGCCCTCGGCCTCCTGCGCAGCTGCGCCGCCTTGGGCATCTCCGTCCCGGCCGACCTCGCCATCGTGGGCTACGACGACATCGACTTCGCCGCGGCCGCCACCGTGCCCCTCACCTCCGTCCGTCAGCCCCGCCACCGCCTCGGCCGCGCGGCCGCGGAGCTGCTCATCCAGGAGACGGCGGACCCGGGGCACGTGCACCAGCAGGTGACCTACCTTCCGGAGCTCGTGGTGCGGGCGTCCACGTTGCGGACGAAGTAGATCCACTGTGGAGAGTCGACACCGGCCATCCACAGTGGACCTGATTCGGAATCATCCCGGCACGCGGGTGATCTCCGGCTGTTCCACCCCGTGCGGAATGTCGAAGGACTCCTCCCCCGTTCGCAACAGCCGCAGGATCACCCCGGCCACGTAATCCGGACTCTGCACGACCATCCCCGGGATCGGCGACGCGCCGAGCTTGAACCGGCCGTCCGCGAACTCCGTCGCGGTAATGGACGGCAGCAGCAGCGACACCGCGATCCCGTCCGCCGCGAGTTCCTGCGTGAGCACCGCACTGAGCATGCTCACGGCCGACTTGCTCGCCGCGTAGGCACCCACGCCGACCGCGACGCGGCGGGTCGTGCCGGAGCTGATGTTGACGATGCGGCCGAAACCCTGGCGCCGCATGGCGGGCAGGACAGCCTGCGTCACGGCGAGCAGGCCGACGAGGTTGAGCTGCAGCGTCGCACCGAACGCGGCGGGATCGACCTGATCAAGGGGGCCGTGGAGGCTGGCTCCGGCGTTGTTGACCAGGCCGTCGACGCGGCCGTGGCGTGCCAGGGTGGCCTCGACGAGGGCCGCCACCTGCGCGGGGTCGGTCACGTCGGTGGGGACGGCGAGGGCGCCGCCGAGTTCGTCGGCGAGCGTGGCGAGGCGGTCGGCGCGGCGGGCGGCGAGCACGGGGAAGGCACCCGCCGCGTGCAGGCGACGGGCGGTCGACGCGCCGATTCCCGAGGAGGCGCCGGTGACGATGACCGTTTTGCCGGCCAGGTCGATGAGGTCTGTCATGCCACGACGTCTACCAGACGCAGGCCCGGGCCCGGCAGTTGACAACCTGGTCTTATGAGCCTAAGAAATACCAGACCGCCGAGCCCGCGCCCGCGAGCCGGCGCCTGGAGGGAGCTATGGCAGCTCTGCGGATCCGACGGATCCTGATCGCGACCACCGCCGTGGTCTCACTCGCCGCGTGCGGGTCGGGCGACGAAACCGACGGCTACGGACTGGCGCAACCCGGCACCATCACCGCGGGCGTCACGGCCGGCGACGCGCCGTTCGTCTCCCCCGACGCGACCGGCAAGCCCGTGGGCCTGCTGGTCGACCTCAACGACGTGATCGCCCAGCGGATGGGGCTGAAGATCACCTACCGCATGACCACCGTCAGCGCCGGGTTGCCGCTGGTCACGGCCGGGCAGCTCGACCTGCTCGCGATCGGCATGCTGCCGACCCCCGAGCGCAAGAAGAGCGTCGACTTCACGAAACCGTTCTACCTGGCCTCCGACGACGTCGTGGTCCGCACCGACTCGGCCGTGAAAGGCGCCGGGGACCTCGCCGGCAAACGCGTCGGCGCGGGCCTGGGCAGCGCGCAGGCCGACTTCGTCACCGCGAAGGTCCCCGGCGCCACCCTCATCTCGCAGCCCACCAACAGCGCGGGCGTGACCCAGCTGCTCAACGGCAACCTCGACGCGATGGTCCTGGCCTCCACCGAGGTCCCCACCGTGCTCCAGGAGAACCCCGGCCGGGTCAAGATCGCCTACTCCGCGCCGCACGAGCAGGCATCGGCGATGCCGGTCAATCGCAAGCTCACCGCGTTCGAGAAGGCCTACGGCGACCAGCTCAAGACCACGATGGACGACGGCACTTTCCTTCGCCTGTACGACAAGTACTTCCCCGGCGAGCCCTACCCGGCGCAGATGTTCACCTATTGGCCCCAGCTCCGAGACCAGATCCAGAAGGGCAGATGAGGCGAGAAATGCGCCGACGATTCCGGACCGCCTTCGCCGCGGCCGCGCTGCTGACCGTTTCCGCCTGCGGCGGCGGGGGCTCCGCGAGCACGGATCCCTACGACCTCGCGGTACCCGGCACCATCACCGCCGGCGTGCCGCAGGGCGACGCGCCGTTCGTGTCACCCGACGCGAGCGGCAAACCGGCCGGGATGCTGATCGACCTCAACGACATCATCGCGAAGCGCATGGGGCTGAAGATCACCTACAAGCTCTCCACCGTCGGCGCGGGCCTGCCGCTGGTCACGGCCGGCCAGTACGACATGATGATCGCCGACCTCACCATGTCCGAGGAACGCAAGCGCAACGTCGCCTTCACCACGCCGTTCTACGTGGATGCCAACGACGTGCTGGTCCGCTCCGACTCGCCGGTGAAGACCGTCGCCGACCTGAACGGCAAGCGCGTGGGCGTCGGCATCGGCAGTGCGCAGGCCGATTTCGCCGCGAAAACGTTGCCGCAGGCCAGTGTCGTGAGCGTCCAGACGAACGCCACCGGCATCGACCAGCTCCTCAACGGCAACCTCGACGGCTTCGTCGTCAGCTCCGTGCAGGCCATCACGGTCTTCGGCCAGCACCCCGGGCGGCTGAAGGTCGGCGTCTCGGTGCAGAACCCGCTGCCCGAGGCGATGGCCGTCCGAAAAGGACTCGACAGGTTCCTGGCGGACTACGACAAGCAGCTCGCCGCCGTGGTCGACGACGGCACGTTCCTCAAGCTGTACCACCAGTACTTCCCGGGGCAGGAGTACCCGAGCTCGCTGTTCCAGTACTGGCCTTCGCTGCAGGCCCAGGTCCTCAAGGATCCCGCGGCCAAGTGACGAAGGCGGCCGGGTTCACGGACCCGGCCGCCTTCGTCGCCAGCGGGTCAGCTCCGCCACCAGTCCTCGAGCGGAGTGACCGGCACGGTCCTCTTGTGGCGCGTCCTGAGGAAGATCGACTCCACCTTCTCCGCGACCTCCGGGGTCACGTCGAGGCCTTCCAGGTAGTCGTCGAGCTCGGCGTACTTGAGGCCCAGGGCCACTTCGTCGGGCAGGGCGGGCCGGTCGTCCTCGAGGTCGGCGGTCGGCACCTTCTGCCAGACACTCGGCGGCGCACCCAGCTCCTGCAGCAGCGCGGCGCCCTGGCGCTTGGTCAGCCCGGTCAGGGGCGTGATGTCCACACCGCCGTCGCCGTACTTGGTGAAGAAGCCGGTGACCGCTTCGGCCGCGTGGTCGGTGCCCACGACCAGCAGGTTCAGCTGCCCGGCGATCGAGTACTGGATCACCATGCGCTCGCGGGCTTTGATGTTGCCGCGCACGAAGTCGCGCAGGCCGGGCGCCTGGCCCAGCAGCTCACTCATCCCGAGCGCGGACTCCGTCGCGACGGCGTCCGCGCTGGGCTTCACGTTCACCGTGACCGAATGGTCCGGCTTGATGAACTCCAGCGCGATCTGCGCGTCTTCCTCGTCGGCCTGCACGCCGTAGGGCAGCCGCACCGCGACGAACGTGGCGTCGTGCCCCTCCGCGCGCAGCTCCTCGCTCGCGAGCTGGCACAGCCGGCCGGTCAGCGAGCTGTCCTGGCCGCCGCTGATGCCGAGCACGAAGCCCTTGGCCGGCGTCGAGCGCAGGTAGTCCTTGAGGAAGTCGACCCGCTGCCGGATCTCGGCTTTCGGCGTGATGACCGCCTTGACGCCGAGCTCGGCGAGAATCTGCTGCCGTAGGTTCTCCATTCGCCGTACTTTACTGGCGCCTGCCGCCCGGCCGGCCACCGCGCCGCCGGCGGCCGCGCGCGCTGCGCCGGGTGATGAACCCGAAGGCCTGAGCACTGTCCTCTCCGGACCTCAGCGCGGATCTCGGCAGCTCACTCGCTGCCGAGAATCTCCTGTACCAGGGCGAACAACTCGTCCGTGCCGACGTCCGCGAGGTGCGCCAACGCCCCCGCGTGCCGGCCGAGGATCACGCCGATCAACGCGGCCGACAGCACTTCGGCCCGCAGCTCGGGGTTCGCCACGCCCTCGCGCACGTACCGCTCGCGCAGCGGGGTGAGGACCCGGTGGTCGAGTTCCGCGAGCGCGGCTTCCTGGGCTTCGGGGTTGTCGTACGGCCGGATCGCGGCCTGCAGGATCGGGCCGGGCCCGCGCCTGCCGGTGCGCTCGATCAGGCCCTTCAGCCGCGTCGGTTCCAGGACGTCGGGAAGCGGCTCGCCCGGTTCGCCCTCGGCGCGCAGCACGGCGATGAACAGCTGCGCCTTGCCACCGAAGTAGCGCGCGATCATCGTCGGGTCGACACCGGCCCGCTCACCGATGTCCCGTGCCGTCGTGTGGTCGTAACCGCGGTCGGCGAACAGCTCGCCGGCGGCGGCCAGCAGCCGATCGCGGCTCGCGGCCGCGTCGCGACGACGAGGAGACGAAGAGTCGGGCATCCCGGGCTTCCTTGTGTACTGGCGTGAGTGTTCTCGCGGACCTTAGCCGAACCTGCGCGCCGGCTCGTGCCACCACTTCAGCAGGCCGTCGAGCAGGCCGTCCGCCTGGCGCGCGCCCGCCTCGGCCGCGACGTCGATGAACCGCGCGTCGAGGAGGTCCTGGGGCTGTTCGTAGAACGGGTCCGCCGTGATCACGCGCACGCGGTGCCCGCGTCCGGCGAGAAAAGCCTCCTGCCGGGCGAGATCCGCGGACGGCATCGGCGCCACCACGAGCACCCGGCCCGGCTCGACGGCACTGCCGTCGTGCCACCGCGGATCGACGGCCAGGTCGGCGTTGGTGCCCGAGCGCACTCCCCCGTCGACCCAGGTCGAGCCGGCCACGCGCACCGGTGGCGCGACGCCCGGCGCCGCCGACGAACAGGCCACCGCGACCGCGACGGAGATCCCGTCCGCCGGCGACCACCCGCGGGCGAGGCCGGTGTCCGTGCTCACCGCGGTGATCCGCAGCCGGCGCGGCCACTCACCGGCCGGCAACGCCCAGGACCACAGCTCGTCGGCCTGAGCCTCCGAAATCACCGGCACCGCGGCGATCGCGGCCCGGCCGATCCGCCGCGCCCGCTCGGGTCCCTCCGAGGTGTCCTGCGCCAGGCTCTGGAAAAGCGTCCGGTCCCCGCGCCCGGCGGCGACGTTCCCGGCGTGCCAGGCCGCGCGCTCCCGCATCTTCGCCGGCACCGTCGCCAGCCCCGCCGGCTCCATCGTGAGCCACGCACCGACGATCGACCCGGCCGACGTGCCCACCACCACCCCGGACCCGGACAACGGCAGGCCCGCGGCCTCCAGCCGGTGCACCAGCGCCGACGTCCACGCGGCGCCGACAGGACCACCGCCGCCGAGGACGAGCGCGGTCAACGGAGGGGCCTCCTGGGGTCGGGGCATGGCACGTTCTCCTTCACGGTTGCCGAAACCGGGTGCACGAACCACCCGGCTCGCTTGTTTCCGGGTACCGTCGTTCGTCAGTCTACGCCCGATGTCTACAAGTGATGTCTACGGCTGTGGACTGCGTGGCTCAGGCGCGCTTGTCCCTGGCGGTAGTACTCACGCCGTCCGCCCGTTCGGCCAGGGCAGGTTCGGACCTCCTTCCGTCGCGATACTCGAGGCACAGCCACGCGGGACCGTCCACGTGCGACTCCGGCCACAGTTGCCCGGCCGGGAGAAGAAGATTCGCCATGACCGCCACCGCTTCCCGGACAGGCCACTGCCTCTGCGGCGCCATCCGCTACCGGTTCGACGCGCGACCCGACGGTGTCGTCCTGTGTCACTGTGACGACTGCCAGCGCCACACCGGCTCGGCGTTCTCGGAGAACGTCCTGGTGGCGCGGGACGCGGTGAAGACCGAGGGCACGCCCAAGGTCCACCACACCACCGGGACCGAGAACGGCCACCTGCGCGACCGCCTGTTCTGCGGCGACTGCGGCTCCCCGATCTTCACGATCCTCCACGAACGCCCCGAAACCCTCATCGTCAAGGGCGGCACCCTCGACGACCGCTCAGGCCTCGCACCCTTCGCCGACGTGTGGTGGCGCCGCGCGCAGGACTGGCTCGCGCCCCACCCCACCCGCGCCCGGTTCGACGGCGACGCGCAGTAGGCCGGACTGAAGGCGGCAAAACGCCGCCAACGAGCGCTTCACGGGCGTCAAGTTTGCGTCGGCACTCAAGGCCGGACGCACCGCGCCGCCGCACCCTGAACAGATGACCGGCCTGACGTTCACCCTGGTCGCGATCGGCGGCTTCGCGCTGGTGGCCCTGCTGCTGCGCCTCGCCGGCGCGTGGCTCGGCTCCCACGACGCCGACCCCTTCGCGCGCGACATCCCGCCGCGCGGTGACGGGGAGGCGCGCTAGTCGCTTTCCAGCTCCGCCAGCACTTCCGCGGCCGTGGTGTCGCCGCCCAGCGCCAGGCGGCGCAGCTCGTCGTGGTCCTCGCGTTCGGTCGCGAGCTCGACGAGCAGGTCCGCGGCATCGGGACTGCCACCGGCCGCCCACTGCCGCAGCTCGGCCGCGTCGCCACGTTCGGCGGCCAGCTCGATCAGCTGGTCGACCGCGTCGGAGTCTCCTCGAGCGGCCGCTGCGCGCAGGGCTTCCGGATCGGGGTCGGTCATCGTCGGCACCTTCCTGACGCGCTACACGTCGATGTGCGAACCCATGATCACGGTCCGTTCGCGGGGCAGCGCGAAGTACTCGGCCGCGTCGGCGGTGATGTAGGAGGTGGCGATGAACAGGCGTTTGCGCCAGGCCGCCATGGTGTGTTCGTCGCCACGGCGCAGCTCGATCTTCGACAGGAAGTAGGACGCGTCGTCGACCTGCAGGCGGCCTTCGGTGTCGGACGGGTCGACGAGCGCGAGCGTGCGCGGCACGTCCGGGGTTTCCATGTAGCCGAAGCGAGCCGTGACGTGGGTGATGCCGTCGTCTGCGTAGCCGAGGTCGTCGACGGAGATCCGTTCGATGTCCGGGATCCGGGGCACGGGCTCGGTTTCGAGCGACATGATCACCACGTGCTCGTGGCGCACGTGGTTGTGCTCCACGTTGGCGCGCATGGCCAGCGGCGCGCTGTCGTTGCCGCGGTTGAGGAACACGGCTGTGCCGGGCACGGTCTGCGTCGGCGACTCACCGTTGCGCAGCTTGTCGACGAACTCGCGCAGCGACCCTTCGTGCCGGTTGCGTTCGGCTGTCACGATCTGACGGCCGCGCTGCCAGGTGGTCATGACCGTGAACGCGGTGAGGCCGATGAGCAGCGGCAGCCACGCCCCGTGGACGAGCTTGGTGAGGTTGGCGGCGACGAACAGCAGGTCCACCACCAGCAGCACGCCCCCGCCGATCCAGATCAGCCAGGGCGGCGTGCTCCACTTCGACCGGGCGATGTAGAAGAACAGCAACGTGGTGATGGTGATCGTCGCGGTCACGGCCATGCCGAACGCGTAGGCCAGCGCCGACGAGCTGCGGAAGGCGAACACCAGCGTCAGCACCGAGAACATCAGCAGCCAGTTGATCCACGGCACGTAGATCTGCCCGCGCTCGGTCTCCGACGTGTGCGCGATCCGCAGCCGCGGCAGGTACCCGAGCTGCGCGGCCTGCGAGGCGACCGAGTACGCGCCCGTGATCACGGCCTGCGACGCAATCACCGTCGCCACCGTGGCCAGCAGGACGAGCGGCAGCCGCGCCCAGCCGGGCACGAGCAGGAAGAACGGGCTGCTGAGGTTGGCCTGGTCTTCGAGGATCAGCGCGCCCT
The sequence above is a segment of the Amycolatopsis sp. 2-15 genome. Coding sequences within it:
- a CDS encoding LacI family DNA-binding transcriptional regulator, with the protein product MKDVAAAAGVSLGTVSNVLNRPERVSPKTRTRVEAAMAALGFVRNESARQLRAGHSSVLAYVMLDGRNPFFTDVAAGMEDAAAADDLSLFVCNSANLAEREAAYLRRLEQQRVQGVLITPVDPDSPALAELARRGTPVVIVDRKRPGTDHCSVAVDDVRGGELAARHLLDQGHTRIAFVGGPLTLGQVRDRREGALRALLAAGLGPDHLVDLATPQLTVEDGSNAGQRLAGLPSTTRPTAAFCANDLLALGLLRSCAALGISVPADLAIVGYDDIDFAAAATVPLTSVRQPRHRLGRAAAELLIQETADPGHVHQQVTYLPELVVRASTLRTK
- a CDS encoding SDR family oxidoreductase; its protein translation is MTDLIDLAGKTVIVTGASSGIGASTARRLHAAGAFPVLAARRADRLATLADELGGALAVPTDVTDPAQVAALVEATLARHGRVDGLVNNAGASLHGPLDQVDPAAFGATLQLNLVGLLAVTQAVLPAMRRQGFGRIVNISSGTTRRVAVGVGAYAASKSAVSMLSAVLTQELAADGIAVSLLLPSITATEFADGRFKLGASPIPGMVVQSPDYVAGVILRLLRTGEESFDIPHGVEQPEITRVPG
- a CDS encoding substrate-binding periplasmic protein — protein: MAALRIRRILIATTAVVSLAACGSGDETDGYGLAQPGTITAGVTAGDAPFVSPDATGKPVGLLVDLNDVIAQRMGLKITYRMTTVSAGLPLVTAGQLDLLAIGMLPTPERKKSVDFTKPFYLASDDVVVRTDSAVKGAGDLAGKRVGAGLGSAQADFVTAKVPGATLISQPTNSAGVTQLLNGNLDAMVLASTEVPTVLQENPGRVKIAYSAPHEQASAMPVNRKLTAFEKAYGDQLKTTMDDGTFLRLYDKYFPGEPYPAQMFTYWPQLRDQIQKGR
- a CDS encoding substrate-binding periplasmic protein, yielding MRRRFRTAFAAAALLTVSACGGGGSASTDPYDLAVPGTITAGVPQGDAPFVSPDASGKPAGMLIDLNDIIAKRMGLKITYKLSTVGAGLPLVTAGQYDMMIADLTMSEERKRNVAFTTPFYVDANDVLVRSDSPVKTVADLNGKRVGVGIGSAQADFAAKTLPQASVVSVQTNATGIDQLLNGNLDGFVVSSVQAITVFGQHPGRLKVGVSVQNPLPEAMAVRKGLDRFLADYDKQLAAVVDDGTFLKLYHQYFPGQEYPSSLFQYWPSLQAQVLKDPAAK
- the nadE gene encoding ammonia-dependent NAD(+) synthetase — encoded protein: MENLRQQILAELGVKAVITPKAEIRQRVDFLKDYLRSTPAKGFVLGISGGQDSSLTGRLCQLASEELRAEGHDATFVAVRLPYGVQADEEDAQIALEFIKPDHSVTVNVKPSADAVATESALGMSELLGQAPGLRDFVRGNIKARERMVIQYSIAGQLNLLVVGTDHAAEAVTGFFTKYGDGGVDITPLTGLTKRQGAALLQELGAPPSVWQKVPTADLEDDRPALPDEVALGLKYAELDDYLEGLDVTPEVAEKVESIFLRTRHKRTVPVTPLEDWWRS
- a CDS encoding TetR/AcrR family transcriptional regulator, which codes for MPDSSSPRRRDAAASRDRLLAAAGELFADRGYDHTTARDIGERAGVDPTMIARYFGGKAQLFIAVLRAEGEPGEPLPDVLEPTRLKGLIERTGRRGPGPILQAAIRPYDNPEAQEAALAELDHRVLTPLRERYVREGVANPELRAEVLSAALIGVILGRHAGALAHLADVGTDELFALVQEILGSE
- a CDS encoding patatin-like phospholipase family protein gives rise to the protein MPRPQEAPPLTALVLGGGGPVGAAWTSALVHRLEAAGLPLSGSGVVVGTSAGSIVGAWLTMEPAGLATVPAKMRERAAWHAGNVAAGRGDRTLFQSLAQDTSEGPERARRIGRAAIAAVPVISEAQADELWSWALPAGEWPRRLRITAVSTDTGLARGWSPADGISVAVAVACSSAAPGVAPPVRVAGSTWVDGGVRSGTNADLAVDPRWHDGSAVEPGRVLVVAPMPSADLARQEAFLAGRGHRVRVITADPFYEQPQDLLDARFIDVAAEAGARQADGLLDGLLKWWHEPARRFG
- a CDS encoding GFA family protein yields the protein MTATASRTGHCLCGAIRYRFDARPDGVVLCHCDDCQRHTGSAFSENVLVARDAVKTEGTPKVHHTTGTENGHLRDRLFCGDCGSPIFTILHERPETLIVKGGTLDDRSGLAPFADVWWRRAQDWLAPHPTRARFDGDAQ
- a CDS encoding potassium transporter Kup, with the translated sequence MPGLCPLAPRRKTVIEGRKATTTEDGPAGRARLARDSVKLAVVVGALGVVFGDIGTSPIYTLQTVFSPSDPHPVPVSAQNVFGVVSLIFWSVTVIVTVTYVLLAMRADNDGEGGIMALITLLRRRGGQGRRRVAVVLAGLGIFGASLFFGDSMITPAISVLSAVEGLKVVDDSFESWVVPITAVIIVVLFLVQRRGTAAVGRVFGPVMITWFTVIGLTGVTGIVKHPAILEALSPTYALDFMVGHFDIAFFALAAVVLSVTGAEALYADMGHFGRRAITRGWVFLVFPALVLNYFGQGALILEDQANLSSPFFLLVPGWARLPLVLLATVATVIASQAVITGAYSVASQAAQLGYLPRLRIAHTSETERGQIYVPWINWLLMFSVLTLVFAFRSSSALAYAFGMAVTATITITTLLFFYIARSKWSTPPWLIWIGGGVLLVVDLLFVAANLTKLVHGAWLPLLIGLTAFTVMTTWQRGRQIVTAERNRHEGSLREFVDKLRNGESPTQTVPGTAVFLNRGNDSAPLAMRANVEHNHVRHEHVVIMSLETEPVPRIPDIERISVDDLGYADDGITHVTARFGYMETPDVPRTLALVDPSDTEGRLQVDDASYFLSKIELRRGDEHTMAAWRKRLFIATSYITADAAEYFALPRERTVIMGSHIDV